In Nematostella vectensis chromosome 11, jaNemVect1.1, whole genome shotgun sequence, a genomic segment contains:
- the LOC5514702 gene encoding uncharacterized protein LOC5514702 codes for MALRQRNDTILGVNECLIQLFKNPNGNYFEVITADAANIKQQGGAFTEHSWFPGYAWRIAVCPRCGAHLGWSFEDPLHTHEEMHRKEKTSHSSDSKYSFVGLIYPNLIQQNYADSLIITPKSYRS; via the exons ATGGCCCTTCGTCAGAGAAATGACACTATTCTAGGGGTGAACGAGTGCCTGATACAGTTGTTTAAAAACCCCAATG GAAACTATTTTGAAGTAATTACAGCAGATGCTGCAAACATAAAGCAGCAAGGAGGG GCCTTTACTGAGCACTCGTGGTTCCCTGGGTATGCCTGGAGGATCGCTGTATGCCCTCGCTGTGGAGCACATCTTGGATG GAGTTTTGAAGACCCACTACATACTCATGAAGAAATGCACAGAAAAGAGAAGACATCTCACTCAAGCGATAGCAAATATTCCTTTGTTGGGCTGATATACCCAAATCTCATCCAACAAAACT ATGCTGATTCGCTGATCATAACACCAAAGTCTTACAGGAGTTAA